The Aerosakkonema funiforme FACHB-1375 genome has a segment encoding these proteins:
- a CDS encoding response regulator: MSEKPKLMVVDDEPENLDLMYRTFRRQFQIFKAESPSVALETLDREGEMAVIISDHLMPQMTGVEFLTTTIERFPHTIRILLSGLGEEMDGLGENMKKAQVFKLITKPCNIDELKAVVQEATEKYQAAKLAEE; the protein is encoded by the coding sequence ATGTCTGAAAAACCGAAGCTAATGGTGGTTGATGACGAACCGGAAAACCTGGACTTGATGTACAGGACGTTTCGGCGTCAGTTTCAAATATTTAAAGCAGAAAGTCCGTCCGTCGCGCTGGAAACTCTCGATCGAGAAGGCGAAATGGCGGTGATTATTTCCGATCATCTCATGCCGCAAATGACTGGTGTAGAATTTTTAACCACTACGATCGAACGTTTTCCCCATACAATTCGCATTCTTCTCAGCGGACTCGGCGAAGAAATGGACGGACTCGGAGAAAATATGAAAAAGGCTCAGGTGTTTAAATTAATTACCAAGCCTTGCAATATAGACGAACTTAAGGCTGTCGTCCAAGAAGCGACTGAAAAATACCAGGCGGCGAAGCTGGCTGAAGAATGA
- the upp gene encoding uracil phosphoribosyltransferase, protein MTANVTVIDHPLIQHKLTLMRLTETSTAKFRNLLREIGMLLAYEVTRDLPLRYEEIKTPIAPMLAPMLAAEKKMVIISIMRAGQGILDGILELIPSARVGHIGLYRDPTTLVAIEYYFKVPQDIEQRDVLIVDPMLATGNSAVAAVDRIKEVNPLSIKFLCLLAAPEGIAHFHEQHPDVPIYTAAIDDYLDEHGYIVPGLGDAGDRLYGTK, encoded by the coding sequence ATGACAGCTAATGTTACTGTAATCGACCATCCCTTAATCCAGCATAAGTTGACGCTGATGCGTCTAACGGAAACCAGCACGGCAAAATTTCGCAACTTGCTTAGAGAAATTGGGATGTTGTTAGCTTATGAGGTGACGCGAGATTTGCCGCTGAGGTACGAAGAAATTAAAACGCCGATCGCTCCTATGTTAGCACCGATGCTGGCAGCGGAAAAAAAGATGGTAATTATCTCGATTATGCGAGCGGGACAGGGGATTTTGGATGGCATTTTAGAATTAATTCCTTCGGCGCGGGTAGGACATATCGGTTTGTATCGCGACCCCACAACTCTTGTTGCAATTGAATATTATTTTAAGGTTCCTCAAGATATCGAACAGCGAGATGTTTTGATTGTCGATCCCATGTTGGCAACGGGAAATTCTGCTGTTGCTGCTGTTGACAGAATTAAGGAAGTCAATCCCCTTTCGATCAAGTTTTTATGTTTGCTAGCCGCACCAGAAGGAATTGCACATTTTCACGAACAACATCCCGATGTTCCTATCTATACGGCGGCAATAGATGATTATTTGGACGAACACGGTTATATTGTACCGGGACTTGGAGATGCTGGCGATCGTCTCTACGGGACAAAATAA
- a CDS encoding tetratricopeptide repeat protein: protein MIIWTNTVILYRDLEMLAIVSTGQNKSQKSKVKSQKLNRPKSKNIMNFEELFNRAASKFEQGDLFGALGDVAQGVIQPIEIAPLHYELGNGCLLLLDYEGAIENYDRAIEIDSNYVEAYEKRASARNFIKDYQGAIDDYTQVLRIAPNYIDIYEKRADVWENMENYQAANDDYNSLIIAKPYDTNSYQKRARVRRKIENYQGAIEDYNRWLTLEPNSIDAHYERAYTREKMGDYQGAIEDYKLLLRINPDYSLAASRIFLVRINDMEDYRGAIADYTELISLRPNFAEHYYIRGCLQQLLGNYQEALADYDRGLSLKADFSLYSSRGVVYYRLGNYDLAMSDFERAIELSPNLAEAYVNRGAVRYAIGNYQAAIADFDRALILNANLATAYSSRGATRYILDEYQSAIVDFNGAIELNPEFAEAYSNRGVVRYKMGEYEAAIADLHNAVNLNPNFVEAYFNKAVVRAQIGDNLGANEDLQKARQLCLENTNIAVNQKIIDLIIKLEH from the coding sequence ATGATTATTTGGACGAACACGGTTATATTGTACCGGGACTTGGAGATGCTGGCGATCGTCTCTACGGGACAAAATAAAAGTCAAAAGTCAAAAGTCAAAAGTCAAAAGTTAAATCGCCCCAAGAGTAAAAATATTATGAATTTTGAAGAACTATTTAACCGAGCCGCATCTAAATTCGAGCAAGGCGATCTTTTCGGAGCTTTGGGAGATGTTGCCCAAGGTGTTATCCAGCCTATAGAAATTGCTCCGCTTCATTACGAATTAGGTAATGGCTGCTTGTTATTATTAGATTATGAAGGAGCGATCGAAAATTACGATCGCGCAATTGAAATAGATTCCAACTATGTCGAGGCTTATGAAAAACGAGCGTCAGCTCGCAACTTTATCAAGGATTACCAAGGCGCAATTGATGATTACACCCAGGTGCTTAGGATCGCTCCCAATTATATAGATATTTATGAAAAACGGGCGGATGTTTGGGAAAATATGGAAAACTACCAAGCAGCTAATGATGATTATAATAGTTTAATTATTGCCAAACCTTACGATACTAATAGCTATCAAAAACGCGCTCGCGTTCGCAGAAAAATAGAAAATTATCAAGGCGCTATTGAGGATTATAACCGCTGGCTTACGCTCGAACCAAATTCGATTGATGCTCATTACGAACGCGCTTATACCCGCGAAAAAATGGGGGATTATCAGGGAGCGATTGAGGATTATAAATTGTTACTTCGCATCAATCCCGATTATTCATTAGCTGCTTCGCGCATATTTTTAGTTCGCATCAACGATATGGAAGATTATCGGGGAGCAATTGCAGATTACACTGAGTTGATTAGTCTAAGACCGAATTTTGCCGAACATTATTACATCCGAGGTTGTTTGCAGCAACTTCTGGGAAATTATCAAGAAGCGCTAGCAGATTACGATCGGGGATTAAGTTTAAAGGCGGACTTTTCGTTATACTCCAGTCGGGGTGTAGTTTACTATAGATTGGGGAATTACGATTTGGCAATGAGCGATTTTGAGCGAGCGATCGAGTTGTCTCCCAATTTGGCAGAAGCTTACGTAAATCGAGGTGCAGTTCGCTATGCAATCGGAAATTACCAAGCAGCAATTGCCGATTTCGATCGCGCTTTAATTTTGAATGCAAACTTGGCAACAGCTTATTCTAGCAGAGGTGCAACTCGCTATATTCTGGATGAATACCAAAGTGCGATCGTCGATTTTAATGGTGCGATCGAACTCAATCCGGAGTTTGCCGAAGCTTACTCCAATCGCGGTGTAGTTCGCTACAAAATGGGAGAATATGAAGCAGCGATCGCAGATCTTCACAACGCTGTAAATCTCAATCCTAACTTCGTAGAAGCTTACTTTAACAAAGCCGTTGTTCGCGCTCAAATTGGAGATAATTTAGGAGCCAATGAAGATTTACAAAAAGCCAGACAACTTTGTTTGGAAAATACGAATATAGCTGTCAACCAAAAAATCATCGACTTGATTATAAAGTTGGAACATTAG